The genomic window gaaccatgtatttataaggtcagtgggagtgctgtcacgTTTTCGTATTGTACGTGTTGACATCCTCCTAATGGGGAATGATGTTCTTATGCTGACTTCAgttaaaatataattatctaaagaattcttcatgaaagatcttcgggaaacatcctatattctaagaataaaggtttatagagatagatctaaaaggatattgggtttctcacaaaaaatatacatagaggaggtgttgaaaagtttcagtatgaaaaactctaagaggaacttttaccccttaggcatggaatctatctctccaagaagatatatcCCAACATATCTGAGAAAATTCAGCACATGAGGAAGATTTTTTATGCTTCAGTTattgggagcctcatgtatatcatGCATGTATACAATTTGATATATctcttgttgtgagtgtcacaagcagatatcagtcaaatctagatgaggagcactggatagctgtcaagaacatccttaagtacttgagaaggattaacgatttattcttgatctttggaggaggatcaAAATTGAGGATAGAaagatacactgattcagactttatatctgatgttgatgataaaaagtctacatcaggatgtgttCTTGTACAATGATGGATCGataagttgaaagagtttcaagcaatcaatCAGGGTTCGCCGTACtgggccgaaccgcccggtacgaGGCGTATCGAGCTGGATCGATACTTTACCGATCCGGTTCGGACCTTTTTTTCGAAAAACtccccgaaccgcaccgaaccgctCGGTTCGGTCGGTTTGTTTCCATACCGCCCAAAATCGGACGGTATGGATCGGTTCGGTCCGATTCGGCGTGAACCGAATCGTGCCGACATGCCCATATGCATAAAGTGGGGAGGGGGGAAGGAGGGTGGGTTCGGAGATCTTTTAAATCATTGAGCCTGTTTAGAGTTCTCTGAGAagtctcagagaactcccgaggACCCGAAGTTTATGAAGGTCTCAACGAAATCGTTGAGACCtccgaaaaattaaaaaaaaggaaaaaactccGTCAAATTGTACGAGTGGTTCGAGGAGAGGCTGATCTTTAGTCGGAGATAAGATAATgtgttattttcttagtaaatattttttttttatttttgttgttaaaaataggataagaatgagaaagaatgaaaataagagaaaatcatgccaaaatcttgtgattttggaatgatttaattatatgtgatagatctttggaagatctacacgatgataccaaaattattaatttttgttaattatatatttttttaaattttttaaatatttatttatttaaaaattaaaaaaaataaattttagagaaaaatcagagtttgggaatcatgtttagaatgattcaagctacttaaatctaattttaatttttttttaaatatttgaaattaaaaaaatatttttttaattatttaaattaaaaaattaattataaaataaaaaatatataaaaatagtattatttttagttaatttaaaaatattatttgaagcatataacatatttattttgaatttataagttttaaaataattattaaaattattttaaaattatatataattattttaattatcgttaaactatcgtgttttgttgtACTTCTTGACAGTAATAAGGAGGATCTgtagagatggattgcttcttacaaaaataaatgaccTACATACGGTCTGatagtgatgtgtgatggttggatagCTCCTTCTAGGCGGAGCAtcgttaattttttgacatattgtgatggaaaaatattttttcacaaatcaatcgatgcttcagataagatgcacgatgccacatatatcttaggtctgatggaggaggtgattgattcagtggtgagcagcatgtcgtgcaggtcatcacagataacggaccacaatataaggctgttggggagttgctgatggagcagcgatcgcagatatactggaccccatgtgctgcacattgcattgatcttatattgacgGATTTAGGAAAGATTCACAGGatgcagcaggtagtggagattgcccataccattactagattcatctacaaccacatatgggttctttcattgatgcagACGTATACTGGGGGGGAGATCTTACGATCGGATATCACacggtttgctaccaactacatagcacttgatagtcttcttcagaagaaaacagctctacgtcagatgtttgtcagtgccgagtggcaggagagcagatatgcaaGGGCCGGCACTGATGAAAGTCATGTGAAGAACTTGGTGACGAGCCAGTCATTTTGGCAGCGggctgagaagatagtgaaggctatcaagcctttatatgaggtACTTCGCGTCGTGGACAGCgagagatacccccagatgggcttcttatattacatgatggagaggataaagaaacagatcagtgagaatgatcccaagcatgctcaagaattcattaacattattgagtgccgttgggactatcagatgggcagagatttgcatctagctggtaagtttggattcaagaatgttttaaaatattttttcgaagcatgaaaataaaattgtgcttaatatgtcttgaaatttatctgcagcttattacttgaatcTAAGATTTCAGTATAATATTCCagggatagatatggatagcgagcttcttgctgcttttcgcaatgtcatatataagatggtgtccgatccagaaatcgtgtcgttgtgtctgcaagaggtatgctagtttaaaacagatgtaattattcaactgaattcgatctgatatatttataaataataaatttattttgtttcagacgaaacagtttagagaggaatcagacagttttggagtcccatcagctgtcgtaagcaaaaagcagatgaatccaggtaaattacatatcaataatgagcaatgtagattgatatgtaattttgcttaataatatcatcaaatttgatatgtaattttgcttttgtagctgaatggtggattcattttagaacatcagcagaaaatttgagacatatggctgtccgtattctttctcagacggtctctgctagtggctgtgagcgtaattggtccactttcgtccttatccacagcaaacagagaaattGTCTGACACAAAAACACTTCGACGATCTTatatatgttcactacaatctgaggttgaggctaaaatatattcatgaggaagttcagttgaagtacactAATCCGATgctggatgattatgccgacAAGGATGACGACGCAGGAgtcagagcttgatgagccaggatcCCCTCCACGATCAGTCAGTGTGGTGGcgagggagatcagggtggatccagggcaatgggcagaaaaaaatattccacatagggttccagctgatcagccacagtctgaggGGAGACAAGGGACTCGTTCATCACATGACTCACTATCCGATACATCTTTCCAGAGATTCGAGCGACAGATGTATAGACGATCCTTCCGGCAgccagcaagaaggcatccatcctcccaatcacaggaaactcagtcacagaggggcacaagggggAAAGAAAAAGATAGTTGTACGTGCATCACTCTCGAGAGTACAAGAGCTATCTGGTTCAGATACGAACAtcagggagagtgatgatgatactggtagtagtagccatggatctgatgatcagggaggaaCTGGAGGACAGGAGATCACCGTTTATGAGATAGCCACaggatgatattcgattcaccggtgagtctcagtttacgcaGTCACACAGGATAGGGATCATGATGGACGAGTTGGTAGAGATCGTGGGGAGCcaatttcatatagacgacgagctcctagaggtcgtctagcacatgatgcagctgcagacgatcttgcacgtggagtaggatccatggatgtatctggatcatcctcgtatTATGGATCTTATgatccacagccaccttatgatccatatgcatatggtgtatccgaggcatcatcttctagtggttactaccctatgcagtctggagcatcttacggatcagattttgctactggcatatttggatgggctcctccacaaccgtaccattatctcgaggatacttctcagagtcagaattttagcgagaggtctgagatgtcttacaattcaGAGAGGATgtcttatgggatgatgaatattttaaagtacggtgcagcttggctagagggttggactgatgtcccttcagactatgttgatgatccagacatctacgagcgttACAGACattcgacaagaaattaaatgcagagtacatcttaaggttcgtatatcagttattgtgctttgtacttaaatatttagatatattttaatacgtattttatatattttttctttagttttaagatgacatagttgaaatataatgtaaataaatatatgtttgaaattttggatcaagagtctttgtaccgcaacctaactccaaattgaacccaaatatgtcaataatatgcaatataatgccatattgaggttgtatttatcaattattaatttcaaaaatctaaaaaaaaaattgaaaatcgaaaaaaatattgtacCGGTACGGACCGGTAGCCTAAGCAGaccgtgtgtcggtacggtacgGTATCGGTACCGTACCATATCGGTCCGGCACCGGCATGCCATTCGGTATCGGTACAGCGAACCTTGCAATCGATCATTGCGGACTCTGCTATGGAACTGAATATATCGCTGCCTCAGAAGCTGCAAAGAAAGCCTTCTGAATTAAAAAGTTTGTTGCAATACTTAGTgtcatgtcatcagatgccatcacactatattgtgacaataatgatgccatagttcTTGTTAAGGAGTCCAGATCTCATCAAAAGTCTAAGCATATTGAGCGGCGGTATCACATCATACGTGACTACTTCGAAAAGAGATATATTGAGGTATAGAGAGTAGATTCCATGGATAATGTGacggacccactgactaagccatttagccagtagaagattgaagcccatcttgagaagatggggcttaaatatatggcagattgactttagtacaagtaggagattgttagatgtatgtcttagaagttaATCTGGctgacacattaattctttttaggatataattttgtacttgatcTTATTATCTATTAATAAGATTGGATAGTTTGTTTTCATTCATGTTATATATGTGTCTATAAATCGTtcagagaattaataagatgatacatattttcaagagttgagaatttgaaacatgtatcattggtgattaatttctaaattgcttttGATCGATGgattatcacgaggatggtgattgatccgataagattgatgcatggatcgctttttttagatagatgagtctcgagtctacagtatagGGATGCTTGAGTGAGTACAGGTGGTTATTAAAGAACAAAGATATCGAGCGTGACCAAaacgagaagtcacttggatgtctactcactcatcagtgacttctcgatgctgtagtggtgtgactgattttttgatctgCGGTGCCTCGGTTATTCACAAGGAAATTGCTGTGGTTTGACAGTACATACACTTGGTGtctagccatatggatccttaCGGTGCATGTTTGCTACAGTAGGTtcgttgtaggagtaggatgtgtacTTAGTGGGATCTATTAATCTTAGTAGATAAGGAATAATCTTATATGATATATGAGATTGAGTTTTGAAGATCATGGCTATGACAGTATgaataatgaaaaagggtttctaTAAGATTTTATAGTATGAATTCGAGTTGAATAAATCTCACATATGACAGATgataggatttgatgagtttttcataaccttcgttttgtcggaactcacgatagaagaattgtatcacacgataactacacctagaggttcgattcctttcattctactgggttgccactatatgcttgtaggtatcactggtggattgtgagatcaatgagaatattttgatggtcaataattctcattaGGTGAGTTGAAAatgttctaatccattgaaaggagtttcaatgatattagtgATGGAGatctaatatatctcactatcagaaagagtagaatctatggggtcacaccaTAAGAAGttctgactgatcagatagttgaattgtGATTTTGAATCTCAATGGAGTccgattatcaatatgattgatgattggactgatttgtaaaagttacaagagAGGACTTGCTAacagttagtgagttaaaggaggaCTTATTTGCAATTATTGCTATATTATTTCATTGGATCAAATAATTAAGATTGagtcctagtcaaattaaattagaatttaatttgattggatttggttTGAGTTTGAATCAAATTGAGTTTCATAGGTCTAAAGTGTTTAGACTCAATGTTATTATGAAACCAAACCTGATTCGATTTGGACCAATCCCTTGGTCGGGTGTTTGACCTGCTCCAAGAGGAGTTTACACTCTAAGATACgttcataccaaaaggcaaatcaCCATGGTTTTTGTTTTGGTTTGTGCGGTAGGATAAGAGAGAGGTGCCTCAAAAGAGAGTCCTCTTTGGGGACTCTTCCTCACGCCTCTTCCGTTGTGCGCCATTTTGATTCCACACCAAAATAAGATGGGGCGGAACTCCATCTAAGGAGTCCATACGGCCCGAGACTCTTATCCCTAACCCTGATTTGAATTTGGAAGAAATCAGATGGCACCTCCTCTCATCTCACGAAACAAGGGAGATTAGCGTGAAGGGTTCACAcacaaataaaaggaaaaaaaaaaggagggcgtGACTACTTGATCTCatgcctctcttctttcttccatgCCACATCTAAGGAGTTGGATGACCCTAGTCTCCAAGCCCATCTCTTCTCTCATATCCTTCCTCGTGATCTCTGTTGTtcttttgagaagaaaaaaaaagaatagatttAACATTCAAAGAGGATCTCTACAAGAAAGCTAGTACTCCGGTGAGATCAGGatctcctgattagatcatcctcacgtggatatctgtagaggtcagacgcatATGCAGCTTCAAAGGAGTCTtgaagacatccacgatcatcgaATCATAGTGAAGATCTACCCGCACAAGGTGAAGATCAGATCTTCCTCTTTTTTGTTTTAATCTTAATCTTAACTATGAGGGATCTTGGTGTTTTAGAGATGCGATCTCTTGCATGCTTGtttgattaaaatagttttaatcttctatactTTTCGCTGcgttttaatttttaatcttgcATGCTGCTGGATTTCCTTCAACCCTCTcctacctaaaaaaaaaaaagaaaagctagaTCTAAACTCGTGCGGTAAAACAAATAATTTACTAGTACAGATCCATAAACTTCTGCATCATATGGTCTAAGACAAATTTCTTTACTACATCTGAAAGTTATTGAGCTTCTGGATGTTAGTTGATATTGTTCTTATGCATTAATGTGTATTAAGATGAGCAAATAGGCATGAAGAAAGGAATATGCTGAAGGAAATTTGTTTTACTTAGATGGTGTAACTGCATTAGCAGTTTGTATTCTTTCGCATCAGTATCTGTTTATATGAAAACCTAGTTTATTCGCTATCTGTTCTTCAGTTTCTGCACTTGGCTTGTCGTATCCATTGTTTCACctatcctagatttattaaaaTAGTACCTTTAAATTGCTTTTAGTTTTTCTGATATATCATTACAAAAATCCTAGTTATCCATTTGTTCTTTTGCTATTGATGGTTGCCTATGTTTGTTGGAAATTGTAAAACTTAATGTTGATTTTCCAATGAAACTCTCAGGATATTTTGTTGTTATACTGTAATCATTGTACTTGATTGTTTAGAAGCTCTTGGGTAATCTATATCCTATATTATATATCATGGGTAATTGGACATGCTTGAACAGAATCCTTTTCCACCTTCTTAGTTTATTTAATAGGCCATTGACTAAATAACAAGCTATATTGATGAATGATTTTCTGCAGGGAGCTGTAGGTTTAAGGATGAGAATCTATGATCGGAAAATATGCTTTGTGAATTGCCATTTTGCTGCACATATGGAAGCAGTTAACCAGcggaatgatgattttgatcatgtTTTCCGAACAATGAATTTTGATCGCCCTTTCATTGCAAACCATGTTGCTGCAGGTTTTGTACCAAACCTGTTCTCCTCTTAGATTTTTCCGGGCTTGTTGCACACTCCAAATCAGTTTTGTCACTTGGAAATCATGACCATACAACATGGTCATAAATTgacatgcatgcatctacatgccGAAATTCCAAGATTTTTGGATTCATGTAACATCTTGACATTGAAACATTTTGATGCAGCGGGTGTTTGTGCTATTCAATTGCCTCGAGGATCAAATGTATGTAAATGATCTGGTTGTGTTGTAACTCTTATCTTCAGATTAGTATTTTCTGGGGATTTTTTAAGGTTGTAAGAAAACCTATGATGTGGCTGTGGCAGACCCCAGGTGATGGAAAACCTGAACTATCAGAAGCAGACATGGTCATATTTTTTGGTGATTTCAACTATCGGCTGCAGGGTATCACATATGATGAAACAATGGACTTAATTTCTCGAAGATGCTTTGACTGTCTTAGAGAAAGGGATCAGCTCCAAGCAGAAATGAAAGCAGGTAGAGTCTTTCAAGGGTTGCGCGAAGGAGAAATCAAATTCCCTCCAACATACAAATTTGAAAGACTCCGAGCAGGTCTATCAGGTATTAAAAGAGATACAACTAACATGTCTGAAATTTATGGATTGAGCATATGTCAGTTTACTACTTGGATGAAAAATCAGCTGCacatatatttatgatgtaaggcCTCTATTGACTTGCTAATCCGAGTCAATTATGAACCATCTGTGGGTATGATAATACTGCTGTCATAAATATTCTCCTTTTTCACAGTATTTGTATAACAAAATTGATGCTAAAGCATCATGACTGTTTTGTAGCATATGATTCCAGTGAGAAGAAACGCATTCCTGCCTGGTGTGACAGAATACTATATTGTGACAGCCATTCTGTTTCAGGGGTTCAATGCTCACTAAGAAGTCCTGTGATTTCTTCAATCTTCCTGTAAGTTGTGTTGGTAGAGATGTATGTTGAAACACTACTTTAGAACTTGAACTAACATCTTTGCTTTATCAGGTATGATTCTTGCATGGATGTGACAGATAGTGATCACAAACCTGTCAGGTGCATATTCAATGTTGATATTGCATGTGTAGATGAATTGACAAGGAGGCAAGAGTTTGGAGATATAATTGCTTCAAATGAGGGAGTCAAGTGTTTGCTTGAAGAATTTCAGTATATTCCAGAAACTGTTTTTAACACTTACAACATAATCTTACAAAACAAAGACACCTCCATCTTGAGAATAACTAACAAATGCAAGAGGGACAAAGCTATGTTTGGAATTACATGTGAATCTCATTCAATTGTCAAGGATGATGGACAGATATCTAAGCTTCGTACAAGAGCTTCCTTTGGATTTCCTAACTGGCTGAAGGTAAGTTTACATATATTCTGGACTTTTCAGTTACTGTCATGATAAAGTTTCAAAGGATGCAAAGATATAAGACTGGTGGCACTTCAGCATGTGATCCACACCGGTCATCATG from Elaeis guineensis isolate ETL-2024a chromosome 9, EG11, whole genome shotgun sequence includes these protein-coding regions:
- the LOC140851534 gene encoding uncharacterized protein, translated to MEQRSQIYWTPCAAHCIDLILTDLGKIHRMQQVVEIAHTITRFIYNHIWVLSLMQTYTGGEILRSDITRFATNYIALDSLLQKKTALRQMFVSAEWQESRYARAGTDESHVKNLVTSQSFWQRAEKIVKAIKPLYEVLRVVDSERYPQMGFLYYMMERIKKQISENDPKHAQEFINIIECRWDYQMGRDLHLAGIDMDSELLAAFRNVIYKMVSDPEIVSLCLQETKQFREESDSFGVPSAVVSKKQMNPGKLHINNEQCRLICNFA